In Phycodurus eques isolate BA_2022a chromosome 10, UOR_Pequ_1.1, whole genome shotgun sequence, a genomic segment contains:
- the nmur3 gene encoding neuromedin-U receptor 1 — protein MEIFYHCPSSNVCRPLHNASVSPNSTGGNTTAAAASLYTEADLLDILGPKRSPFFLPVAGVYLLIFLVGLSGNLLTCAVVAKHKKMRNPTNLYLVSLAVSDLLMLAFGIPMEIYDLWQNYPFPFGAGGCYFKTFIFETVCFASILNVTALSVERYIAVVHPLKTRYITTKRHTKRVIGAVWAVSMVCALPNMSLHGIFYLQGRMRESAICTVLQPVWMYHMLMQITTVCFFFVPMMVISVLYLVMGLHLGRERRQRRVTFGTNWGSDTRVSVHDEGGRRTQVIKMLSIVVAVFGVCWAPFHMERLLWSSVRQWTDLMHNIYQYVHILSGVLFYLSSAVNPVIYSLISTRFRECFSDLVCSQVDEADSPPPPKISLVLSASRVQTGGQDSLIRLLSPPTTQDVDAALLSSACDDTASKTSVF, from the exons ATGGAGATCTTTTACCACTGTCCCTCGTCAAACGTCTGCAGACCGCTCCACAATGCCAGCGTGTCCCCGAACTCCACCGGGGGTAACACCACGGCCGCCGCCGCCAGCCTCTACACCGAAGCCGACCTCTTGGACATCCTCGGCCCCAAACGTTCTCCCTTCTTTCTCCCGGTGGCTGGCGTGTACCTGCTCATCTTCCTGGTGGGCTTGAGCGGGAACCTTCTGACGTGCGCCGTGGTGGCCAAACACAAGAAGATGCGCAACCCCACCAACCTGTACCTGGTCAGCTTGGCCGTGTCCGACCTTCTCATGCTGGCCTTCGGAATTCCCATGGAGATCTACGATCTGTGGCAGAACTACCCTTTTCCCTTTGGTGCCGGCGGCTGCTACTTCAAGACGTTCATCTTTGAGACCGTCTGCTTCGCGTCCATCCTCAACGTCACGGCATTGAGCGTGGAGCGCTACATCGCCGTAGTGCACCCTCTCAAGACCCGTTACATAACCACCAAGAGGCACACCAAGCGGGTCATCGGTGCCGTGTGGGCAGTGTCCATGGTGTGCGCCCTACCCAATATGTCCTTGCACGGTATCTTCTACCTCCAGGGCCGCATGAGGGAGTCGGCCATTTGCACCGTGCTCCAGCCGGTGTGGATGTACCACATGCTCATGCAGATCACCACCGTCTGCTTCTTCTTCGTCCCCATGATGGTGATCAGCGTGCTCTACCTGGTGATGGGCCTGCATCTGGGCAGGGAGAGGAGGCAGAGGCGGGTCACCTTCGGGACGAACTGGGGCAGCGACACTCGTGTGAGCGTCCACGATGAGGGCGGGCGACGGACGCAAGTCATCAAGATGCTCT CCATCGTGGTGGCGGTGTTCGGCGTGTGCTGGGCGCCCTTCCACATGGAGCGCCTGCTGTGGAGCTCCGTGCGCCAGTGGACCGACCTCATGCATAACATCTACCAGTACGTCCACATCCTGTCGGGGGTCCTCTTCTACCTCAGTTCTGCCGTCAACCCAGTCATCTACAGCCTGATTTCCACGCGATTCCGCGAGTGCTTCAGTGACCTCGTGTGCTCGCAGGTCGACGAAGCGGACTCTCCGCCGCCCCCGAAGATTTCGCTGGTCCTCTCCGCCTCCAGGGTCCAGACGGGAGGTCAGGACTCGTTGATCCGCTTACTGTCTCCACCGACGACACAGGACGTGGACGCCGCGTTACTCTCAAGTGCTTGCGACGACACGGCTTCCAAGACTTCGGTGTTCTGA